One uncultured Caproiciproducens sp. DNA segment encodes these proteins:
- a CDS encoding response regulator transcription factor: protein MTKSFLLVEDDKQIRSLISFSLKSQEYQCTVVANGMDAMRVIATEKPDIMILDLGLPDMDGLDIIKQVRCFSDMPIIVVSARDQDKEKVEALDAGADDYLTKPFSINELLARLRVILRRTAKDAETVPEIFKSGDLEINLEKHNVFLGGNEVHLTPMEFDILSLLIKNSGKVLTHSYILKEVWGAYLDSDAQSLRVFMANIRRKLEKDPTNPRYIITEVGIGYRFVDE from the coding sequence ATAACGAAATCATTTCTCTTGGTCGAGGATGATAAACAAATTCGTTCTCTTATCAGTTTTTCACTCAAGTCGCAGGAATATCAATGTACGGTGGTAGCAAATGGGATGGATGCAATGCGCGTCATTGCAACGGAGAAACCTGACATCATGATTCTTGATCTTGGTCTTCCGGATATGGATGGTCTGGATATCATTAAGCAGGTTCGCTGTTTTTCAGATATGCCTATTATCGTAGTATCCGCACGGGATCAGGATAAGGAGAAAGTCGAAGCGTTGGATGCAGGTGCCGATGATTATCTGACAAAACCATTCAGTATTAATGAACTGCTTGCAAGACTGCGTGTCATCCTTCGGCGTACTGCAAAAGACGCGGAGACTGTTCCTGAAATCTTCAAAAGCGGGGATTTGGAAATTAATCTTGAAAAGCATAATGTGTTCCTTGGCGGGAACGAAGTTCATTTGACACCGATGGAGTTTGATATTTTGTCATTGCTCATTAAAAATTCAGGGAAAGTATTGACACACAGCTACATTTTAAAAGAGGTGTGGGGTGCATATTTGGACAGTGATGCGCAGTCACTGCGCGTATTCATGGCAAATATCCGCCGCAAACTGGAAAAGGACCCAACAAATCCTCGATACATCATTACAGAAGTCGGAATTGGCTACCGGTTTGTGGATGAATAG
- a CDS encoding ATP-binding protein, producing MDKIIEQDCMEYLNKIDLTPLKDKTVYITGANGLIGTYFVYAVKHSQESDEIKIEVTAGKHNVWFSVSDHGTGINPEDLPKIFDMFYVAHGARVDAKRGNGLGLAICKAIVNAHGGRIIAENNKSGGATIRFSLPLEGGKGFGDNEIISLGRG from the coding sequence TTGGATAAAATCATTGAGCAGGACTGTATGGAATATCTCAATAAAATCGACCTGACCCCATTAAAAGATAAAACCGTATATATTACAGGAGCCAATGGGTTGATTGGAACGTATTTTGTGTATGCGGTCAAGCATTCGCAAGAGTCCGATGAGATTAAGATTGAAGTAACCGCAGGTAAACACAATGTATGGTTCAGCGTTTCGGATCATGGAACCGGGATAAATCCAGAGGATTTGCCAAAGATTTTTGATATGTTTTATGTTGCGCACGGGGCCCGGGTTGATGCAAAACGTGGGAATGGTCTTGGGCTGGCAATCTGTAAGGCAATTGTAAACGCACATGGAGGAAGAATTATTGCAGAAAATAACAAAAGCGGGGGTGCGACCATTCGTTTCTCCCTGCCTTTGGAAGGAGGTAAAGGATTTGGGGATAACGAAATCATTTCTCTTGGTCGAGGATGA
- a CDS encoding transketolase C-terminal domain-containing protein → MPWTTVQVEKLDNFFIKGNSESNRIISYKDAIFEATDQALARDPRVFILGEGVDDPGGVFGTTKGLHEKYGSERVFDTPISENSLTGFAAGAAMAGLRPILVHSRMDFLVLSLDQLANHASKWSYMFGGKVKVPLVVRTISARGWGSGAQHSQCVQGMLMNVPGLKIAAPATPYDAKGLLISSIMDNSPILFVEHRWLYKTVGDVPESLYSIPFGKGVIRRPGNDITIVAVSYMVVEALKAAEKLHAQNISAEVIDLRTIKPIDQDIIFESLAKTGTLLIADTGCKTGGAASEISSLVCENAFHLLKRPIVRVCCPDTPTPASDVLEKAYYPDSETICAQTIRLLKE, encoded by the coding sequence ATGCCCTGGACAACAGTTCAAGTTGAAAAATTAGATAATTTTTTTATTAAGGGCAATTCGGAGTCCAACAGGATTATTTCCTATAAAGACGCTATTTTTGAAGCGACCGATCAAGCCCTTGCCAGAGACCCCAGAGTATTTATCCTTGGAGAAGGCGTGGATGATCCAGGTGGAGTATTTGGCACTACAAAGGGTCTGCATGAAAAATATGGCAGCGAGAGGGTGTTTGATACACCTATTTCTGAGAATTCACTGACAGGCTTCGCCGCCGGAGCCGCTATGGCAGGATTAAGACCTATTCTGGTTCACAGCCGGATGGACTTTTTAGTACTGTCTTTGGACCAGCTGGCAAACCATGCCAGTAAATGGAGCTATATGTTCGGAGGAAAAGTAAAAGTTCCGCTGGTAGTACGCACCATCAGCGCGCGCGGATGGGGTTCCGGCGCGCAGCATTCCCAATGTGTGCAGGGGATGCTGATGAATGTGCCCGGGCTCAAAATTGCCGCCCCCGCCACGCCGTATGACGCGAAGGGCCTGCTGATTTCCAGCATTATGGATAATAGCCCCATATTGTTTGTTGAACACCGATGGCTGTATAAGACAGTGGGTGATGTGCCGGAGTCTTTATACTCCATCCCGTTTGGCAAAGGGGTCATCAGAAGACCGGGAAATGACATCACCATAGTGGCAGTATCCTATATGGTGGTGGAAGCGTTAAAAGCTGCTGAAAAGCTGCACGCCCAAAATATATCAGCAGAGGTAATCGACCTCAGGACAATCAAACCAATCGATCAGGATATTATTTTTGAATCCCTTGCGAAAACCGGAACGCTTCTGATTGCCGATACCGGTTGCAAGACCGGTGGAGCAGCTTCGGAAATATCCTCACTGGTTTGTGAAAATGCATTTCATCTTCTGAAAAGGCCAATCGTCAGGGTTTGCTGCCCGGATACACCAACACCCGCAAGTGATGTTTTGGAAAAAGCATATTACCCGGATTCAGAAACGATATGTGCGCAGACCATCCGGCTGTTAAAGGAATAA
- a CDS encoding thiamine pyrophosphate-dependent dehydrogenase E1 component subunit alpha: MRILENQKLLELYRTMKIIRMVEHRIEEEYKYDEIKTPIHLSIGQEAIAAGVCIHLRKEDYLFGTHRSHAQYIAKGGDLKKMIAELYLRKTGCSLGRGGSMHLVDPEVGILGSSAIVGGDIPLGTGTALASKLQHNDRVTALFFGDGAVDEGTFHESLNFASLKKLPVIYICENNHYAINSNESQRHAGEGIYRWAQGYDIPSYQIDGNDVLKVTEYAEKAIARCRNEEGPTFIECLTYRWKGHIGTVNDVGEGFRPQSEYDYWVSKCPIKWYGEYLKLTGVLNDEMEVSICDEISRQIEEAFEFAQSSSKPSPEDLMDFVYAD, from the coding sequence ATGAGAATATTGGAAAACCAAAAGTTGCTTGAACTCTATAGAACCATGAAAATAATCCGAATGGTTGAACACAGAATTGAAGAGGAATACAAATATGATGAAATAAAAACGCCAATCCATCTGTCGATCGGTCAGGAAGCAATCGCCGCAGGTGTCTGTATCCATCTTAGAAAAGAGGATTATCTCTTCGGCACACACCGCAGTCATGCACAATATATCGCCAAAGGCGGAGATCTGAAAAAAATGATTGCGGAGCTGTATCTAAGGAAAACGGGCTGCTCTCTCGGCCGAGGCGGTTCGATGCACTTAGTTGACCCAGAGGTTGGAATTCTGGGGTCTTCTGCGATTGTAGGGGGCGACATCCCGCTGGGGACAGGTACGGCGCTTGCTTCCAAATTGCAGCACAATGACAGGGTAACCGCATTATTCTTCGGTGACGGGGCAGTGGATGAAGGTACGTTCCATGAAAGCCTGAATTTCGCATCATTAAAAAAGCTTCCGGTCATCTATATTTGTGAAAATAACCATTATGCCATTAATTCTAATGAATCCCAAAGACATGCCGGAGAAGGCATTTATCGTTGGGCGCAAGGCTATGACATCCCAAGCTATCAGATTGATGGCAATGATGTGCTGAAAGTAACGGAATACGCCGAGAAAGCAATAGCAAGATGCAGAAACGAGGAAGGGCCAACTTTTATCGAGTGCCTTACCTATCGGTGGAAAGGACATATTGGAACGGTGAACGATGTCGGAGAAGGGTTCCGTCCGCAGTCCGAATATGATTACTGGGTTTCAAAGTGCCCAATTAAATGGTATGGCGAATACTTGAAATTAACCGGAGTTCTGAATGACGAAATGGAAGTAAGTATCTGTGATGAAATAAGCCGGCAGATTGAGGAGGCGTTTGAATTTGCACAAAGTTCTTCTAAGCCTTCTCCGGAAGATCTGATGGACTTTGTGTATGCAGACTAA
- a CDS encoding sugar phosphate nucleotidyltransferase gives MEKYAVIMAGGSGSRLWPLSRENKPKQFIGAEGSKCMLLQTIERICEIIPAERCFIITNKNLLDITKETVRDIIPFSNIIAEPMRKNTAACIAYASLLLKEKVGGGLLCFVPADGYVKNHADYRSAIEQAYKAAEKTNGLVVIGIAPSYPATGYGYIQINFDAQVDKNAFQVNRFIEKPDIDTARKLISSGQFLWNSGILLGSIDSIIDNTNLFLPDHIEKIGCAVKQVDGQDQNSAIEKAYVEIPDISFDKGVLEKGNCIYAVKGYFDWDDIGSLDALSKTFRSDAAGNSIQGSYIGIDTSNSVIYSDEAMISAIGVENMIIAATKDAILVCPRNRVQNIKSLVEMLKASGYESLT, from the coding sequence TTGGAAAAATACGCAGTTATTATGGCGGGTGGCTCAGGTTCCAGACTTTGGCCACTCTCAAGGGAAAATAAGCCAAAACAATTTATTGGTGCTGAAGGCAGCAAGTGTATGCTGCTTCAAACAATTGAACGCATCTGTGAAATTATTCCGGCAGAAAGATGCTTTATTATAACAAACAAAAATCTTCTTGATATTACGAAGGAAACAGTAAGGGATATCATTCCATTTTCAAATATCATAGCAGAGCCGATGCGCAAAAATACCGCAGCATGTATCGCATATGCTTCCTTGCTGCTAAAAGAAAAAGTTGGCGGGGGCTTATTGTGCTTCGTTCCGGCAGACGGATATGTTAAAAATCATGCAGATTATCGGTCAGCCATAGAACAGGCATACAAGGCGGCAGAAAAAACCAACGGCCTTGTCGTTATTGGAATTGCTCCTTCATATCCTGCCACGGGGTATGGATATATTCAAATAAATTTTGATGCGCAGGTTGATAAAAATGCATTTCAAGTAAACCGATTCATTGAGAAGCCGGACATTGATACTGCGAGAAAGCTAATTTCATCCGGACAGTTCCTATGGAACAGCGGTATCTTATTAGGCAGTATTGACAGCATTATAGATAACACGAATTTATTTCTTCCCGATCATATTGAAAAAATCGGTTGTGCAGTAAAACAGGTTGATGGACAAGATCAAAATTCAGCGATTGAAAAAGCGTATGTTGAAATACCGGACATCTCCTTTGACAAAGGAGTTCTTGAAAAAGGCAATTGTATTTATGCAGTGAAGGGTTATTTTGATTGGGATGACATTGGAAGCCTTGACGCCTTATCAAAAACATTCCGTTCGGATGCGGCGGGTAATTCCATTCAGGGCAGCTATATCGGCATAGATACAAGTAATTCCGTAATATACAGCGACGAAGCGATGATTTCTGCAATCGGTGTTGAAAATATGATAATAGCGGCTACCAAAGATGCGATTTTGGTATGCCCAAGGAACAGAGTACAGAACATTAAATCTCTTGTGGAGATGCTGAAAGCAAGTGGTTACGAAAGTTTAACGTAG
- a CDS encoding leucine-rich repeat protein — protein sequence MKMITHKALSLVLSLAMLFGMVQATGVTAFAAESGDVTAYYCDSGLFKDSNCTHIIDYNNMTFRSTITKAEIKVGTTAIEEMALANCTDLKSIEIPSSVKSIDGWAFDHCERLSDITFLGNSELDFIGKCAFQSCYCLKNISIPSSVQTITDEAFHICYGLTSVTITSNIKTISASSFLLCANLKNFYIIGDKIPDHLPLSQNTFLFKDNGSNYEMTNYYGNKSGIEIPTELYGKSINPAIDESKLKSSSITAYYNGSGLYKESTYSTLIDADDGYRNIISDINFFNGITTIGDYAFVGCTGLTSITIPESISSIGSAAFASSGLTSIELNSKLESIGKFAFRYCTGLTSLRIPDSVKTISDTAFADCENLTKLVVDSANLNYAAVDGVLYSHDKNTLKCFPGGKTGEYKIPLNVSSIGDYAFMGCTGLTGITIPNNVSSIGDFAFMGCTGLTGITIPNNVSSIGDSTFYNCTGLTGITIPNNVSSIGDSAFMSCTGLTGITIPNNVSSIGDFAFMGCTGLTGITIPNNVSSIGDSTFYNCTGLNYVVIKGTISTLGYSCFDKGQNGSGLLFYVPSEKKDDYTKMLLYSNVTGVTTAEIKTIPNVTAFEPLQGKTVPNGTALNDLELPKTLEATVDGTKKTVNDVIWTPDITYNPTIAGNHAFTAVLPSYYDVTTVLPKMTVTVAAKPANTHTILIDHDITGGSITASPTAAKVGDTISLTIIPNTGKQLVSGSLKYSCGGKNYNITSSSFIMTDSDVTITAQFETKPSDNGSSNHHNSNNSSGKNSAAPTSAADLSTGAAADLSGVTLPAGVTGINLNVTKKDTSGKSDQQAANFSRALLANPKSGVIGNPVVYNMELLDQNGSVTSGAGKIKITMPVPAGLRGTPHVLRYEQAEAFTDMGAKLENGMLVFETDRLGYFAAAGVGDSITLDTTNYIMPVNGNYEIGLRISGTRGTYVKVYSSNNKIANVTKLKNGNYRVNGAELGVAYIMYDVYDNKSKLLTHASVRVDVKTGIHPHGDSTRQIGIY from the coding sequence ATGAAAATGATTACACACAAAGCGCTGTCTCTGGTTCTTTCCCTTGCCATGTTGTTTGGCATGGTACAAGCCACAGGTGTTACCGCTTTCGCGGCGGAGAGTGGTGATGTAACTGCCTACTACTGCGACTCGGGTCTGTTTAAAGATTCCAACTGTACGCACATCATAGACTATAATAACATGACATTCCGTAGTACTATCACCAAGGCTGAGATAAAAGTCGGTACGACAGCCATCGAAGAAATGGCGCTTGCCAACTGCACCGATTTAAAGAGTATAGAAATTCCCAGCAGTGTTAAATCAATTGACGGTTGGGCTTTTGATCATTGTGAACGCTTATCGGATATTACATTTTTGGGAAACAGTGAATTGGACTTTATTGGTAAATGTGCATTTCAATCATGTTATTGTTTGAAGAATATTTCAATACCCAGCAGCGTCCAAACTATAACTGACGAGGCATTTCATATCTGCTATGGCTTAACAAGTGTAACGATTACAAGCAATATTAAGACTATCAGTGCTAGTTCATTTTTATTATGCGCTAACCTGAAAAATTTTTATATCATTGGGGATAAAATTCCCGATCATTTGCCGTTATCCCAAAATACATTCCTTTTTAAGGATAACGGCAGCAATTATGAAATGACCAATTATTATGGTAATAAATCCGGAATTGAAATTCCAACTGAGCTTTATGGAAAGTCGATTAATCCTGCCATTGACGAGAGTAAGCTGAAATCTTCCAGCATTACCGCTTACTACAACGGTTCCGGCCTTTATAAAGAAAGCACATATAGTACTCTCATAGATGCCGATGATGGTTACCGCAATATTATCTCGGATATTAATTTTTTTAATGGCATTACGACCATCGGCGATTATGCATTCGTTGGTTGTACCGGGTTAACGAGCATAACAATTCCAGAAAGTATATCCTCCATTGGATCTGCAGCATTTGCTTCTAGCGGCTTAACGAGCATTGAGCTAAACAGCAAGCTTGAATCGATTGGCAAGTTTGCATTTAGATATTGCACGGGACTAACCAGTTTGAGAATTCCAGACAGCGTAAAAACAATAAGTGATACTGCATTTGCAGACTGCGAAAACTTAACTAAATTGGTTGTTGATTCCGCTAATTTAAATTATGCAGCAGTCGACGGTGTATTGTATTCCCATGATAAAAATACGCTAAAATGTTTTCCAGGCGGGAAAACTGGAGAATATAAGATTCCCCTCAATGTATCCTCGATCGGAGATTATGCGTTTATGGGCTGTACCGGATTAACTGGCATAACGATTCCCAATAACGTATCCTCGATCGGAGATTTTGCATTTATGGGCTGTACCGGATTAACTGGCATAACGATTCCCAATAACGTATCCTCGATTGGTGATTCTACGTTTTATAACTGTACCGGATTAACTGGCATAACGATTCCCAATAACGTATCCTCCATTGGAGATTCTGCGTTTATGAGCTGTACCGGATTAACTGGCATAACGATTCCCAATAACGTATCCTCGATCGGAGATTTTGCATTTATGGGCTGTACCGGATTAACTGGCATAACGATTCCCAATAACGTATCCTCTATTGGTGATTCTACGTTTTATAACTGCACCGGTTTGAACTATGTTGTAATAAAAGGAACTATAAGCACCCTGGGTTATTCGTGTTTTGACAAGGGTCAGAATGGCTCTGGTCTGCTCTTTTATGTTCCAAGTGAAAAAAAAGATGACTATACTAAAATGCTATTATATAGCAATGTAACAGGAGTCACAACAGCCGAGATAAAGACAATTCCGAATGTGACTGCTTTTGAACCACTGCAAGGTAAAACAGTACCAAACGGCACAGCACTTAATGATTTGGAATTACCAAAAACTTTGGAAGCAACAGTAGATGGTACAAAGAAAACGGTTAATGATGTTATTTGGACACCCGACATAACCTACAATCCAACCATCGCGGGAAACCATGCGTTTACCGCTGTGCTGCCATCTTATTATGATGTAACGACAGTTCTGCCGAAAATGACGGTAACCGTAGCTGCAAAGCCAGCCAACACGCATACTATTTTGATAGATCATGACATCACCGGAGGCAGCATTACAGCAAGCCCGACAGCAGCAAAGGTGGGAGACACCATTTCGCTTACGATAATACCGAATACAGGAAAACAGCTTGTTTCCGGTTCACTCAAATACAGCTGTGGCGGCAAGAATTATAATATTACCAGTAGTAGCTTTATAATGACCGATTCAGATGTGACCATTACGGCGCAGTTCGAAACAAAGCCATCAGACAACGGCAGCTCAAACCATCACAACAGTAATAATTCCAGCGGCAAAAATTCGGCAGCTCCAACATCGGCTGCTGATTTATCAACAGGCGCGGCGGCAGACCTTTCCGGCGTAACGCTGCCCGCCGGAGTAACCGGAATAAATTTGAATGTAACAAAGAAAGATACTTCCGGCAAGTCAGACCAACAGGCGGCAAATTTCAGCCGCGCTTTGCTCGCAAATCCAAAATCAGGTGTAATCGGCAATCCGGTTGTATATAACATGGAACTTCTTGACCAGAACGGCAGTGTGACTTCCGGCGCAGGTAAAATCAAAATAACGATGCCTGTACCGGCGGGTTTGCGCGGAACGCCGCATGTGCTCCGGTATGAGCAGGCAGAGGCATTTACAGATATGGGCGCGAAACTGGAAAACGGTATGTTGGTTTTTGAAACTGACCGTCTCGGTTATTTTGCAGCGGCAGGAGTGGGTGATTCCATTACACTTGACACCACAAACTATATCATGCCGGTGAATGGAAATTATGAAATTGGTTTACGTATATCCGGAACACGTGGAACCTACGTAAAAGTTTATTCCAGCAACAACAAAATAGCGAATGTGACGAAACTGAAAAATGGCAACTATCGGGTAAATGGAGCAGAATTAGGTGTTGCTTACATTATGTATGACGTGTACGACAACAAAAGCAAGCTGCTTACCCATGCGTCAGTGCGGGTTGACGTAAAAACCGGCATTCATCCGCACGGAGATTCCACAAGGCAGATAGGAATTTATTGA
- a CDS encoding DUF2442 domain-containing protein has product MSKIIGVTPNDNFTILIEFEHGNKILFNMQEIIKTMPFSSLHDIKHFKDIWFEDKAVYWKEEKQTVIPARLTVDNILFALRD; this is encoded by the coding sequence ATGAGCAAAATAATCGGTGTAACGCCAAATGATAATTTTACAATTTTGATTGAGTTTGAACATGGCAACAAAATACTGTTTAACATGCAGGAAATCATCAAGACGATGCCTTTTTCAAGCCTTCATGATATTAAGCATTTTAAGGATATCTGGTTTGAGGACAAAGCCGTTTACTGGAAAGAGGAAAAGCAAACCGTGATTCCTGCAAGACTTACCGTAGATAATATTCTGTTTGCACTCAGAGATTGA
- a CDS encoding LuxR C-terminal-related transcriptional regulator gives MKKSKILNRKRIFSDLSAVYDFPLTIVEAPMGFGKTTAVKSFFTSEKQEPQWVTFRNSDNSSALFWDAFASKISERDENAGAALKSLGFPLDASSMDKILSVLSDLTIQNKIMFVMDDYHLSQNLQLNKFILQLAQEEITGLHMIVITRDTTDFDFVELLAKELCYVVSRQKLKFTEDEVGDYCRMMMADISLPDLTEICEYTGGWVSFIYLILLGLEQGIPVGMSGTIDELIEKALFNTYDSAIQVFLLRLSIMDEFTAEQAGFVTRNENTAAILRRLSRKNAFVFFDEANKIYKIHNVLLDFLRMKQNFSAETIQELYGRLGDWYLEKEDFSNAYACLYRAGQSERILSLLNEPKNIRNKLPDFEGEDEMFNCVPKEQLFQYPLAYLQHIFLSLISGKMNSTLSWVERLDELQNYYEGIDCVDDEYPNRIIAEIYVTRVFTLFNHADKILTAFKKVVKILKGQQSYLALPSNVYTFGSPHYLYLYFRREGSFTNLKDSLSQSVGYSQFSNGCGEGSDSLSAAEYALETGDWNNVELNNTKAILKAETKNQTSIIICAKFCLARFQIYQGKVLEAIELLGQLEKDIESTNFPAYHSTFDMCRGYLYSCLGQPEKIPFWLQTGDMATATLYYQGVGFNYLVYGKALMASGRYTELEVQIESFQKQFSLYSNQLGLIQNYIFLAVANYHLYGIDVGTVALEKGLFQAQNDNLVMPFIETAIYILKMVEVIAEKYPNNAYIQRILSGCHQYEQHAKSVSYEVVALSQRELSVLSLAAEGLRRKEIAARLFISEGTVKTHYKNIYEKLEASGKVEAIKIAQARGYIASNLSVSKI, from the coding sequence ATGAAAAAATCAAAGATACTAAACAGAAAACGTATATTTAGCGACCTGTCAGCCGTTTATGATTTTCCGCTTACCATTGTGGAAGCACCCATGGGTTTTGGAAAGACAACGGCGGTCAAAAGTTTTTTCACTTCGGAGAAACAGGAACCGCAATGGGTTACGTTCCGAAACTCCGACAATTCCTCCGCGCTTTTTTGGGATGCATTTGCAAGCAAAATAAGCGAAAGAGACGAAAATGCGGGAGCCGCTTTAAAGAGCCTCGGGTTCCCATTGGATGCTTCCAGCATGGATAAAATCCTTTCTGTACTAAGTGACCTTACCATTCAAAACAAAATCATGTTCGTAATGGATGATTATCATCTTTCGCAAAATCTGCAGTTAAATAAGTTCATTTTACAGCTTGCCCAGGAAGAGATCACCGGTCTTCATATGATCGTCATTACGAGGGACACAACGGATTTTGATTTTGTCGAGCTGCTCGCAAAGGAACTGTGCTATGTGGTATCCCGGCAGAAACTGAAATTCACCGAAGACGAAGTTGGGGATTATTGCCGGATGATGATGGCTGATATATCGCTGCCAGACCTTACGGAAATCTGCGAATATACCGGCGGTTGGGTTTCTTTTATCTATCTGATTTTGCTTGGATTAGAACAAGGTATCCCCGTTGGTATGAGCGGAACGATTGATGAGTTGATCGAAAAAGCGTTATTTAATACTTATGACAGTGCGATTCAGGTCTTTCTGCTCAGGCTTTCCATCATGGATGAATTTACGGCAGAACAGGCAGGATTTGTCACAAGAAATGAAAATACTGCTGCAATTCTCAGAAGGCTTAGCCGTAAAAATGCTTTTGTTTTTTTTGATGAAGCAAATAAAATTTATAAGATACATAACGTTCTTCTGGATTTTTTGCGGATGAAACAAAATTTCAGTGCCGAAACAATACAAGAATTATATGGGCGGCTTGGCGATTGGTATCTTGAAAAGGAAGATTTTTCGAATGCCTATGCCTGTTTGTATCGTGCCGGTCAATCGGAACGGATTCTTTCTCTTTTGAATGAGCCGAAGAATATTAGAAATAAGTTACCCGATTTTGAAGGCGAGGACGAAATGTTTAACTGTGTTCCGAAGGAACAGCTGTTTCAGTATCCGCTCGCTTATTTGCAGCATATATTCCTTTCCTTGATTAGTGGGAAAATGAATTCGACGTTAAGCTGGGTTGAGCGGCTGGATGAGCTTCAGAACTACTATGAAGGAATTGACTGCGTCGATGATGAGTATCCCAACAGGATCATAGCTGAAATATATGTTACCCGGGTATTTACGCTCTTCAATCATGCAGACAAAATTTTAACAGCCTTTAAAAAGGTTGTTAAAATATTAAAAGGGCAGCAATCCTATTTAGCGCTTCCAAGCAATGTTTATACATTTGGCTCTCCCCATTATCTATATCTCTATTTTCGTAGGGAAGGCAGCTTTACGAATCTAAAAGATTCACTTTCCCAAAGCGTTGGATATTCTCAGTTTTCAAACGGCTGCGGCGAAGGAAGCGATTCGTTATCTGCTGCGGAATACGCGCTTGAAACCGGCGATTGGAACAACGTTGAGTTAAACAACACAAAAGCGATATTAAAAGCAGAAACAAAAAATCAGACTAGCATAATAATATGTGCCAAATTCTGTCTTGCACGGTTTCAAATTTATCAGGGCAAAGTTTTGGAAGCGATTGAACTGTTGGGGCAGTTGGAAAAGGATATTGAAAGCACAAATTTTCCCGCCTATCATTCAACCTTTGACATGTGCAGGGGATATCTTTATTCATGCCTTGGTCAACCGGAAAAAATTCCATTCTGGCTGCAAACAGGTGATATGGCCACTGCTACTTTGTATTATCAAGGAGTAGGATTTAATTATTTGGTTTATGGAAAGGCTTTAATGGCCTCCGGACGATATACGGAGCTTGAAGTACAGATAGAGAGCTTTCAAAAGCAGTTCTCTTTGTACAGCAATCAGCTTGGGCTTATTCAAAACTATATTTTTCTGGCGGTTGCCAATTATCATTTGTATGGAATAGATGTGGGAACTGTGGCTTTGGAAAAGGGGCTTTTTCAGGCTCAGAACGACAATCTGGTTATGCCTTTTATTGAAACCGCGATTTATATTCTAAAAATGGTTGAAGTGATTGCTGAGAAATACCCGAACAACGCCTACATACAACGCATTCTTTCCGGCTGCCACCAATATGAACAACATGCCAAATCTGTCAGCTATGAGGTGGTCGCTCTGTCGCAGCGCGAGCTTAGCGTACTATCGCTCGCGGCTGAAGGTTTGAGGAGAAAGGAAATTGCAGCTCGTTTATTTATATCTGAGGGAACCGTAAAAACACATTATAAAAATATATATGAAAAGCTGGAAGCAAGTGGTAAGGTGGAAGCAATCAAAATTGCCCAAGCCCGGGGGTACATTGCGTCTAATCTGTCTGTTAGCAAGATATAG